CACAGCCTTGAGCGCTTCGTCGTCCGGGCTGGACAACTCCAGACCACGCTCCAGGCTGTCGACCACCGGCAGCAGGTCGTTGGCGAATTTCTCCAGGGCAAACTTGTGCGCCTTTTCCACGTCCTGTTCGGCGCGACGGCGCACGTTCTGCAACTCGGCCGCTACGCGCAGCGACTGATCCTGCGCGGCGGCCAGCTGCTCTTCCAGGGCCTGTACGCGAGCCGCCAGGTCATCGCTCGGCGCGGCACTCTCGGCCGCCTGAGGTTCGGGGTTCTGCGTGTCCAGGTTCTGTTCGTCAGCCATGCCTATCTCCTCTCGAATCAATCAGCGCGGCTCCAGCCCGCGCACCTGCCGCCTATATGGAGTCAATTCCACAGGTTTCAAGGGGCGATAGACGAGGATTGCCAGGAAAAGAAAAAACACTGTATAAATAACCAGACATCAACTCGGGAGCGTTCGCCATGCTGGTGCACCTGTCCATTCACAACTACGCCATCGTCGACCACCTGGACCTCGAGCTGGATGCCGGCATGAGCGCCATCAGCGGCGAAACCGGCGCCGGCAAGTCGATCATGCTCGACGCCCTTGGCCTGTGCCTGGGTGATCGTGCCGACAGCGGCGTGGTGCGCCCCGGCGCCGACAAGGCGGATATCCTCGCCAGCTTCGACCTGGCGGACATTCCCGAAGCCCGCGCCTGGCTTGCCGAGCGCGATCTGGACAACGACGGCCCATGCATCCTGCGCCGGGTGATCACCGCCGAGGGCCGCTCGCGCGGCTACATCAACGGCAGTCCCTGCCCGCAGGCCGACCTCAAGGCACTGGGCGAGCTGATCATCGATATCCACAGCCAGCACGAACACCAATCGCTGCTCAAGACCGACACCCACCGCCGCCTGCTCGACGAGTACGCCGGCAGCCAGGAGCTGGCGCGCCAGGTGCAACTCGCCGCGCAGCGCTGGAAGCAGACGCGCAACGAACTGGAGCGTATCTCCAGCCAGGGCGACGAGCAGCGCGCTCGCCATCAACTGCTTAGCTATCAACTGGAAGAGCTGGAAAATCTGGCGCTGGGCGAGCATGAACTGGAGCAGCTGGAACAGGAG
This region of Pseudomonas wenzhouensis genomic DNA includes:
- the grpE gene encoding nucleotide exchange factor GrpE; the encoded protein is MADEQNLDTQNPEPQAAESAAPSDDLAARVQALEEQLAAAQDQSLRVAAELQNVRRRAEQDVEKAHKFALEKFANDLLPVVDSLERGLELSSPDDEALKAVREGMQLTLKLFLDTLARHQLEAIDPHGAPFNPDHHQAMAMEESIHTEPNSVLKVFQKGYLLNGRLLRPAMVVVSKAPTTPPPSIDEQA